From the genome of Lutra lutra chromosome 8, mLutLut1.2, whole genome shotgun sequence:
GCATTTTTTATATATCAATAGTTTTCTATGTACTGATTAATAATGCATCCCTTAACTACGCAGAATTGTACATCACCTCTCAATGCATTCAAATACATTCTATCAGTCCcatatttttaagaggaaaagaaatcctcTTGGAACTGTCTTCCTTTTCTGATCTGAACTGGGATTGTTCTTATGGTTTCTTTCATAGccattattttgttgatttttattagacaaaggaaatattttatcacttaaaGGTTATTTCAGATTATGATATACCAATATAATGAAACACTATTTAGTTATTTGGAACAAGGTATAAAACATTTCCCAAaccatatttttaagttaaaaaatgcaAGATGATTAcccaaaaacacaaataatccaattaaaaaataagcaaaagacatgaatagacattactccaaagaagacaaaatcttttcatgggtctatgaaagatgctcaacatcattcatcatcaggggaaaacaaatcaaaaccacaatgagatatcacctcacaccagtgagaatggctaaaatcaaaaacacaacaaacaacaagtgttggcaaggatgtgaagaagattgttggtgagaatgcaagttggtgcagtcactgtggaaaacagtatggatgttcctcaaaaaaataaaaatagaactgccatactatcacactactgggtgtttacccaaagaatataaaaacattaattcagagggatacatgcacccctatgtttattgcagtattatctATAGTAGCctaactatggaagcagcccaaatgtccatcaattgatgaatagataaagaagagtgATATACACATCACACACAACAGAATTATACACACACAACattatagtgtgtgtatatatatatatatatacacacaaacacacatatgtgtatgtgtatatatatacatatatatatatacacacacacacacacacaaataaatacacacacacacacatacatacacacacactcaacagaatattactcgggtgaaatcttgccatttgcacaaGAGTgttattatgctaaatgaaatagagaaagacaaataccacatgatttcacatatgtggaatttaagaaacaaaacaaatgagcaagggaaaaaaaagagagagacaaaccaagaaacagacttttaattatagagaacaaactggtggttaccagaggagaggtggtagggaaagagggaaagaagagatggGAATTAAAGAATACCCTGATCatgatgaaaaacaaagagacaaaaccCCTGAGattcatgggagaaaaaaaattgcaagacaTTTAAGATGCTATAGATAATGTTTCCACTAGTGTTAGAAAAAAATGggttgtatatgtatatacatttatataacatGTATTTAAACATATACAGAAATACGTATAAGAAACTGACGATCATAGTTTCTCTAAAGAGGCATTTAAGGGACTGGAGTTCAGGGTGGAAGATTTAACTCctactttcatttataattttctggTTTGCCTTTTTGACATATACATATCATACTTTTTCAAAGACAAAAccagtgtttaaattttttttaatttttttaaatttcttttcagcataacagaattcattgtttttgcaccacacccagtgctccatgcaatacgtgccctccttaatacccaccccctggctccccaaacctcccaccccccgcagtgtttaattttttaagtgtttcaaaCTTCTAGGACTACCACAGTGTCCTAATAAATTTTGcagttatttttatgaaattactaTCAGCTGTCTTAAAGAAATTTTGAAGAATAGGAGAATAAGAATAAGTGCCATGAGAGGTGGGGACAGACTGAAAGGGGCTGAGGGGAGAAACAGGGGGACCATTCAGAAGGCTATTGCAATAATCCAGGTAAGAAAGGTGGTCTGTGGTGGTCACCAAAAAGGTACTGAAAAATAATCAGACTGCAAGAAATAGattagggagcacctgggtggctcagtcagttgagtaactgactcttgatttcagcttaggtcatgatctcaggggtgtgagattgaaccccatgttgggccccacatcaggctctgtgcttggtggggaatctgcttgagattctttctctctctctcaaataaatacacaaatcttaaaaaaaaattaaagagtttaTCATAACTGGGGCCAAAATAATGGCATACCACTACCAGTTGGAATACCCCACATTGTAAAAATCTGAGCAGAGGAAAGCAATGACTAAGAGATGGCATCATCTGAGCCATTCTGGTTGATATGTCATCAATGCACACCAACTGAAAAGGAAATACTCTGATATACTATCAAGAAAGCAACATTAATGAAAATGGATTCTCACAGAAAAGATGACTCCTGCCACCATACCACACAAAAACATAGTATCTTGaatgaatagaacaaaaataaataaggccatcataactaaaatttttctattttctcagcaGGTTTTCTCTGTTCCAATGGTGCAGGTACATTCTTCCCTAGTCTAATTGGTTCTTCTTTTCTGTCCCCATCACAAGGACTTCTTTGGAGGTTTCTAGTTGAATGCTGTTCCAGGTAATTTACAAATACTTTTTGTCTCAAAGTTACAAGGAGAATCATTCCATGTCCATTTGTCTTGGACATTAACAAGGACAATAcaattttcttcctgatttttggGTTCACCCTCATGCCAtaatctgaaatgaaagaaaaatatatatatttatatttatatttatatttatgtgtgtgtgagtgtgtgtgtatgtgtaggtcAGGAGACATGCAGGGAAAATGTCTTTGGTGAAAAATACGGAGTGCACTAATAGAAGTATCATAGTATATTAGTATAGGGGTTACTCAACACATAGTGCTCTATTCTGAGTAAGCATTCCTACATCAGTATACTGCAGCCCAAATGAATTCTGCTTGCTATCTTCCCAGCTTTGCCTATAATGCTCTTACACCCCAGTCAACATACTCACAAATTATGTGGGTTAAATGCTGTCTTATTCACCAAGGATCGGCCTCCATGATTCTCATCTATAAGTCCCAGGAAATATGAAAATCGTCTCTCCAAAAATTGAGTAATAAAGTtctgcataaaaatataaattttgtataattacataaaaattttataaaaattataatttttataagtatatttGCATTTATCATTTGATAGCTATTATGTTAGGTAACATAATAGCTAACataatattatgttatgttaggaAAAGCTATTAtgttagggaaagagagaaatggtcAGATAGATTATTAGCTAAGCACAAAAGCAGTGTCATCAGACAGATGTGctttcaaatcctgcctctgccatttATTGTGTAATGTAGTAAGCGCTCTAATCTCACCAAACCCAAGATTTCTGATCTCCAAAAGGACCACTCTACTACTGCACAGAGTTACTGTGATGAGCAAGTGCGATCACGCTTGCAaatcacttagcacaatgtttaataggatcacattttttaaaactttcatttttaaaattgccttttATGCACGTGTGTATTAAATTAAGTTCCATTTTATTCAAAAAGTTGGTGAACCTATAGATTGCAAAGCCATGGGGACAGAATCCTCTGGGAAACCTCCCTAAGAAAAGAGTAGAATATGAgttacatatatactatatatatgaatatagtgtgtgtgtgtgtgtgtgtgtgtgtgtgtgtgtgtgtgtgtgtatggaagtATATTACAAGAAGAAATTGTGTTTTAAGAAGTGctttaaaaaggggcgcctgggtggctcagtgggttaaagcctctgccttcagatcaggtcatgatccctgggtcctgggatcaagccccacatcgggctctctgctcagcgggaagcctgcttctccctctctctgcctacttgttatccctgtctgtcaaataaataaataaataaagtctttttttaagtgctttaaaaaattaaaaattaaaaaaaagaagtgctttaAAGTACTTAAGAACTGAATtaaacttaagaattttttttacttagagTTACAACCATGCTACTGAATTGTATTTCTTATGATTTCTCCTGAGAAGCTATTTCAGTCCTGCttaaccattcatttattcacttactcaCCAAACATTTATCAAGACCTATCCAGTGTCCCTAGCACTGTGCAGAACTTTGGAGATGCAAAGATTAGGAGAGCACAGCCACAGACCTCTGCAAAGGAGAGTCATTGGCAGACAGGGAGCAGTGAACAGATAACCTCATTACAGTGTAAGTGCCATGACCACACAGTGCACAAAGTACCACAGGTGTCTCTCCAAATTAGAACAGGGAGGATGGCATAGGGAAGGTGGTCAGGGTAGTTTTCTGGAGGAAATAACATGTGAATCAAATCTGGAAAGACCAAAAGTTGGccagatgaagaaaaatgagcaaggaAGATAAAACAGATGAAGCAAAGGCATAGAGGCAGAACAGAGAAATTCCTCTTTCTATGCAAAGAGATTCAAAGAGCAGAGAGATGGATTTGAGCCTTCCAACATACCAGCTCAGCTTCTGTGCTAATGGTGGCCAGATGAGCCCCCATCCTCATGCAGTTCCTTTCGCTCTTAACCCATGTCTTGTTGTCATTAAGAGGAAAATAGCAGTTGGACTGGAATGCTCTCCAGCCAAAAGGACAGCAATTCCAGGTGGTCCCTCAtaagaaaattgaaatgaaaatcagTTGCAAAGGAGCATTTTATCTCTAAGAGATTGCATAGTTATTCTGCTAACTATCCAGTTaatattttttggaaataatACCAAGATTACCAATATCATTTtgttcccctttttaaaaaatcctgaaaattacatttctaaatatttctgagCAAAAGTATCTGAATCACATAGTGACTTATATGGAAATCATAAGATATTCTCTTAGAAGACAACATCATTTTTCAATGTCCATGtatttacttctatttttgaAGTGCTTCTAGAACAAAGCTTTTTGCAGGTAATTTTATCTAAAGAGGGTAGAGAACCTACTAGAACTCTCAAGCATTTGCCCATCCTCCCAAAGGATGGGGGATTTTACAGATTCCAGCAAAATATAAGAGACAAAGTCACTTTGGAAAAGCTGTATATTCTAGGAGGGAAGTCCTTAAGATATGCCtgaatcaaaagaaaatggaattaaactaaTGTTATGTTTTGGATGCCAAAAATGGATCCTAAATGTGTTGTTATATTCTCCAGTTATTCAACTAATTACAGTCATGAGaaatctatttctatttattgatGTTTACTCTTGTACCAGATACTCCTATTGTTCTAATCTCTCCTCATTTACTACTGATTACTTCAAATTGGACTCTGAATCTGAATGGAAATGGAAGtaagacaaaacaaagaggcagggctgcctgggtggctcagtggtttaagcctctgccttcagctcaggtcctgatctcggggttctgggatcaagtcccacatcgtgctctctgctaggcagggagcctgcctcctcctctctctctctctctctctgtctctctctctctctacttgtgatctctctctctgtcaaataaataaaatctttaaaaaaaaaaaaaaaagaggcaacccatggaatgggagaagatatttgcaaatgacactacagacaaagggctgatccaaggtctataaagaactcctcaaactcaacactcaaaaaatagataatcacctcaaaaaatgggcagaagacatgaacagacacttctccaaagacacatgaaaaaaatgttcatcatcattagccaccagggaaattcaaatcaagaccacattgaaataccaccttacacagttagaatggccaaaattaacaagacaggaaacaacatgtgttggagaggatgtggagaaagggaaaccctcttacactattggtgggaatgcaagctggtgcagccactttggaaaacagtgtggagattccttaagaaattaaaaatagctactttatgaccctgcaattgcactacggggtatttaccccaaagatacagatgtagtgaaaagaagggccatctgtacccccatgttcatagcagtaatggccacaatcgccaaaccatggaaagagccaaaatgctcttcaacagatgaatggataaagaagatatggtccatatatacaatggaatattatgcctgcatcggaaaggatgaatacccaacttttgtatcaacatggacgggactggaagagattatgctgagtgaaataagtcaagcagagagagtcaattatcatacgattttatttacttgtggagcataaggaataacatggaggagattaggagaaggaaaggaaaagtgaattggggaaaatcagagggggagatgaaccatgagaaactgtggactctgagaaacaaactgagggttttagaggggaagggggtggggggttaggtgagcccgtttgtgggtattaaggagggcccatattgcatggagcactgggtgtggtgcataaacaatgaatcttggaacactgaaaaaataaaataaaatgaaatgttaattttaaaaaaggaaatggaagtaaGAAAGAAATTCTCCTATGCTCTTTTCTATCTACCTTTCAATTTTGATTTCTCTCTGGTGCATGTCAGCTTCATGTGGTACTCTGGTAACTTGAacactcttgcttctctcctgcAGCGTAGAATGTTGTGATGAGTTACTGTCAAAGGGGAAAAGagttagttttattttcctatataatCACTTACTTAGGGAAATGGGAGCTGGTCACTCTGGTCCCTCTCTTCTCCTAAGAGTTAAGGTAACTAACCCTTATTCTTATTACCCAGTTCCTCTGTTCCAGCCCCAGGTGAATAGGTTGAAAAGAATTgtcaaaaattaatattttattatcatattatcCATTTTGTGGTTTATGGGAGTAGTTCTGCAAACCTTTACATGTATATGCTTTTAAGCATATTTTTCTATCAGAATCTGTTTTAGAGTGGAGATTTTTAGAGAATACTGGGATAGTTCTGCCAAGTACTATCAGCCAGATACATTctcttatctttaaatatttttactttgagggaaacctgggtggctcagtcggttgagcatctaactcttgattttggctcaggtcatagtctcagggttgtgaaatcaaaccccacattgggctctgtgctgtgcatggagcctgtttaagatattctctctctctctgtctctctttctctctctcccaccaccccttGCCCATCCCATTCAGAcactcactctccctttctctcttcccaaaataaataataaataaataaataaataaataaatatttttactttgaaacaTAATCAAGTGCAAAGAAGTGAAAAACACAAATGTACAGTTTATCAAATTATTATAAAGTGAACACTCCAGGTAACAACAATCTGGCTTAAGAAACACAACATTGCCAATACCTCAGGTGGCCTTCACATCCCAAATACAATCCACTTCCTCTTTCTTAAGGGTAACTATACCATGGCTTTTAAACCAATCATTCTGTGCTTTGCTTCAAATTTTACTCCTTGATAACATATCCCTAAACCCTACAGATCAGATTTGCCTGCTTTTGAacgtcatataaataaaatgataaaatatgcattcttttggttctgtcttttgctcagtgttatttctgaaatttatttttattgttacataCAACTATAATCCATTCATTTATATTACTATAATGTGATCTACTGTCTTAATGCACTAAAACGTATAGCCTTCTTCTGGTGGACATTTGCTTTGCTTCCAGTGTTTGACTATTATGAATGATACCATTCTGAGCATTTTTGACCATGCATCCTAGAGCACATGAGCATACATTTCTGTAGGCTATgtgcctaggagtggaattgctggtaataaaatatgcatattgcCAATATGATAGTGGcaaagttttccaaagtggttgtactgcTCTATGCTCCCATAAGCAGCAGTTCATGGGAGTTTCAGTTGCTCCACATCATCATCAATACTTAATAGCACTAGAATTTTTAATTATTGCCATCCTGGTATGTTTGCAATGGTATCTCATTTTGTGAgttgaattttcatttccctgaaaaCTAATGAGCTTGACATTTTTTATGTGTTCATtaaacatttcaatttttcttttctatagtgCCTATTCaaaattttgcctatttttctgcTGTATTGTCAGGACTTTTTCCTATTGTCTTGAAAGAATTGTTTATATATactgtacattaattttttatcaaTTATATGCATTACAAACACCTTCTATGGCTGCTTTGTTTCTTGGTATTTTTGTTGTACATTAATTCTTACTTTAATGTAGTATAATTGGTCAATATTTTCTTCACTGGCTAGCATATTTTATGACTTAAGAAATCATTCCCTGACTTGAGGATATGAATATATTCTCCATTTATCTTCTAAAAAGCATTATTGATTTGCTTTTCACATTTGGCCAATAATTCATGTCAGGTTGGTTTTATACATGATATACAGGgaacagatttcattttttgaatgaaGATAATCAATGGTCTTAATTGATTGAACAAAATTGTCCTTTCCCTATACCTGCAGTATCCCCTTCTGTTTTATATAAACAGTTCATATATGCAGGATCTATAACTAAGCTTTCTATTCCTTTCCTCTGGTCTATTTGTCTGTACTTGCACCTATACtatattattgtaattataataattttatacaaGGTCTTGCTACTAGAAAGAACAAATCTTTCAACTGTTCTTTTCAAAGCCAGACTACAGTCTATCTGAAAGTTGGTTTTTTGCTGGTTATTCTTTACTGATAAGATACAGCCCCTTATAATCTCAGTCAAAACTGGGGAATGATTTACTTCAGCCACCAACCTTCATAGGTCTAGAAAAGGGTTTAACTTCCATCATTCATTCCCTGACATAAGACAGCACCATCAAAGgacaaaaggttaaaaatgtaGCTCTGAATTTTAAATTCAAGACCCTGAAAAGCAGTATGGATTGAAATGTTGGGACGGGGAATCAAAATAACAAACGACTTAGAGGAACTTCATGAATGTTGTTTGGGGAAATTCACAGAGTTCCATTTCTGCTAATAACTTACCCAAACAGTTTGCAATAAAACAAGCACTGAGAACTGAGATGTAAAAAACAGCAATGGCCCAAGAGATCATCTGGGAATGCTGGCCTCTGACTAGGgcaaaaggaaagataaatacaTTGTCTTCTCTGCCACAAGAACTGAGGAAGATATTCTACTGAGAAGTAAGCTAAATATGAGCTCATCCACAATATTTTAGATCTGGAGGAGAGCTTAAAGATTTCCTCCTGAATAAATCAGTTTTAGAATTTACTggtaaaaacatacatacatacatacataaaaatataacatttttttaatggaaaggcTTTTTATAAGACAGAAAACTCAAAGATcattaaaaaattgataatttgGCTCCATAAAGATTAAAACTTCTATATGACACAAATAATGTTAAAACACAAGGGacatatgaaagaaaattttgtcACAATATTAATGTCTAGACTGTATAGAGATTtcaaaaagcaacttaaaaactGAGCAAAAGTTTGACCAGGAAATTTGCTGAAAATTTAGTTTGCTGAAATTATGAATGATCATTAAACAGAAAAGTATgctcaaagaaatgcaaactaaaatatTATGGTATAATTTTTCAcatatgagatttttaaaagaaaatagaaaatatatagtatCAGCAAGACTGAGGAAAAATAAACTCTCTTGGTGTTAGCATATAGTTTATGCTAAACTATAAATTAGAAAGCTTTTAGACAGACCAAGTTAGCAACACTTATCAACTTCTATGTGCATCATATTTACCACAACAATATCAATTCTAGAGTTCTATCATGTAGAAAAATTGAACTTATTTCTATGAAAGGATATTCATTGCAGTACTtgtagaaatatataattttaaaattaataattaaaattaaaataattaaaattaatgttttacttCACCTCATCACTCTACCATGGCAAACTTCAATGGGACCACAGTGTACCCTGGTCCTGAAACACAGCTTTTTATGTAACAATATGTCTTGGAGACTTTTTCTGTCAACACCTACTAATATATAGGATTATTTGAATCACTGCAAAATTCCATCACAGAGATTCACCATCATTTGGAATCTGTACTATTGGTAATATACAAGCAAGTATTGGTTTCTggtgttttttctgtttctaaaagtaCTGCAATGAATATCCTttcatagaaataataatatttgttctatttctcaaaaatattgtttaatattcTTGTAATACAAATACATTGTGACCCTTAAGTACAGCATAAAATGGGATAAAGTCAGAGCCTTAGGTAAACTGTGAACTTTAGTTGGTGCATTGTGtctatcttccttcctcctcttacCTTTAAAAGAATCTTCCCAaattgctctctttctttccatcttatttttcttttgcataatttATCTCATCTTGGCCCAATGTATGTTTCACAAAGAAGTTTCTCTTACCCAACATACTTGAGTTTATCTATGACCTTTATCCTCACCAAAGTCATTGTCATTTCCTCTaactcctcctcctcatcatcttCAATCTTCAGAACtataattaccattaatttatatttttaaatcttagtcataattacatttgtttctttaaaactgAGAGAAGAGAATGTACTCACGTTTATTTTGAGGTTCTTCTTGCTCCATTGTGGGTTAATTCTCTTCCTGTCCGGTGGTTGGGAGAATGAGAAGCCTCTTCTGATTTTGCCCCAAGTGTATATTTCTGTGGGTAAGGAGTATACCCTCAGAAATACTTGAGATTGAACATTAATCTTACTTATTCTGGTAAGATCAGAAAGTTCTCCACATAAAAGACAAGTCGAAAGAAGAAGTCTTTTCAAAGACAAGTTTCCTTTGATTCACTCTAAGAAACAGAGCAAAGACGAAAGGAAATTGGGAAAGCAACACCCAAAAACAGCCAGTAGAAATTTCCATGAAGTATGTTGAGATCACTAGATTAGTGTGTCATGTGAAATTTctcaatttgtttttattcattcaaacaaaAAGTTTAGCAATGGCTTAAAAGAATAATCATTatgcttaataaaaatttaatacacattccttcatctttctttctttctttcttcttcttttttttttagggaggggtgttatattttcaaattacatgTTACATGCTTGAGGTAAATTATGCCTTAAAAATGTCTCTAAGCTGAGTAAGTTGTATGCAAGATGACAAAAGATAATGCCAGTAATGAgctaaagcttttttaaaaaaagattttattaatttatttgaaagagcacagagggaaagtgaaagggagaaggtggctcccttctgagcacagagcccaaggtgaggctcagtcccaagaccctgggatcatgacctcagccaaaggcagacgactgagccaggcgcccctgaactaaAGCTTTTAATGTACACAATGTATGTATACTGTATGT
Proteins encoded in this window:
- the LOC125107042 gene encoding C-type lectin domain family 4 member D-like isoform X2, with protein sequence MEQEEPQNKLTHHNILRCRREARVFKLPEYHMKLTCTREKSKLKGTTWNCCPFGWRAFQSNCYFPLNDNKTWVKSERNCMRMGAHLATISTEAELNFITQFLERRFSYFLGLIDENHGGRSLVNKTAFNPHNLLWHEGEPKNQEENCIVLVNVQDKWTWNDSPCNFETKSICKLPGTAFN
- the LOC125107042 gene encoding C-type lectin domain family 4 member D-like isoform X1 — its product is MEQEEPQNKLRGQHSQMISWAIAVFYISVLSACFIANCLVTHHNILRCRREARVFKLPEYHMKLTCTREKSKLKGTTWNCCPFGWRAFQSNCYFPLNDNKTWVKSERNCMRMGAHLATISTEAELNFITQFLERRFSYFLGLIDENHGGRSLVNKTAFNPHNLLWHEGEPKNQEENCIVLVNVQDKWTWNDSPCNFETKSICKLPGTAFN